The following are from one region of the Xylanibacillus composti genome:
- a CDS encoding carbohydrate ABC transporter permease has product MPQALKKSLPHLILLIYVAAVLLPFAFVILSSLKGSNIDIAERPFGLPETWVFDNYVTAWVKAKINVYFFNSVYLSVTSSAAGVLLAAACAFALTRMKFRRVSSWVYQFVLLGMLIPGNVLFIAQYILVKDLGILNTHWSLFLPYTAGALPLGVLLIAAFMRAIPAELEEAAVMDGLSAIGLFARIIVPITLPALVTVFIVNFLGAWNEYLLANFFISKDALRTLPTGMVGFRDAFQTNYALICTGIVYSVLPVLVLYAFLQKQIIEGVTAGSIKG; this is encoded by the coding sequence ATGCCGCAAGCACTTAAAAAATCTCTGCCTCATCTGATTTTGCTTATATACGTGGCAGCTGTGCTGCTGCCGTTCGCATTTGTCATTCTGTCCTCCTTGAAGGGGAGCAATATCGATATTGCGGAGCGTCCGTTCGGCCTGCCGGAAACGTGGGTGTTCGACAACTATGTGACGGCTTGGGTGAAGGCCAAGATCAATGTGTATTTCTTCAACAGCGTGTACTTGTCGGTGACGTCGTCAGCCGCCGGCGTCTTGCTCGCTGCGGCCTGCGCCTTCGCCCTGACGCGCATGAAATTCAGGCGCGTCAGCAGCTGGGTGTACCAGTTCGTCTTGTTAGGCATGCTGATTCCCGGCAATGTGCTGTTTATCGCGCAATATATTTTGGTTAAGGATCTGGGCATCCTCAATACGCACTGGTCGCTGTTTCTTCCTTACACGGCCGGGGCATTGCCGCTCGGCGTGCTGCTGATCGCCGCTTTTATGCGCGCGATCCCGGCTGAGCTGGAGGAAGCGGCGGTAATGGATGGATTGAGCGCTATAGGGCTATTTGCTAGAATAATAGTACCGATTACATTGCCGGCGCTCGTGACGGTATTTATCGTCAATTTCCTGGGCGCCTGGAACGAGTATTTGCTGGCCAACTTTTTCATCAGCAAGGATGCCCTGCGCACGCTGCCTACCGGGATGGTCGGGTTTCGCGACGCGTTCCAGACGAATTATGCGCTGATTTGCACTGGCATCGTTTATAGTGTGCTTCCCGTACTGGTGCTGTACGCCTTTCTGCAAAAGCAGATCATCGAGGGGGTTACAGCCGGCAGCATAAAAGGATAG
- a CDS encoding carbohydrate ABC transporter permease, whose product MRSSLRNPYIYTLFVVPTLGLYALFFIYPMLTSVGYGFTDWNGLQDTNFIGFANFERAFADSSFWNAVRNNMIFILFSVCVQVPLIVFFAILISQVRRFQGFYKTTVFVPSILSTAVIGILWGFMYDPEVGIINQFLGLLGVETIYWLADTRWALLAVLMTNAWQWMGFYIVLVLAAILSLPKEINEAASIDGASGFQQAWHITVPLIKPIISVIVMLSIAGAMRVVDIVLVMTNGGPIGATDVMASYMVNRAIRYGDYGYGTALSIMIFAIALLLTALYQLTFGKMRERVEF is encoded by the coding sequence ATGCGCAGTTCTTTGCGAAATCCGTATATCTACACTTTGTTTGTCGTGCCGACGCTCGGCTTGTATGCGTTGTTCTTCATCTATCCGATGCTGACCTCGGTCGGCTATGGCTTCACGGATTGGAATGGTTTGCAGGACACGAATTTCATCGGGTTTGCCAACTTTGAGCGGGCATTCGCCGACAGCAGCTTCTGGAACGCTGTGCGCAATAACATGATCTTTATATTGTTCTCTGTATGCGTGCAGGTGCCGCTCATTGTATTTTTCGCCATTTTAATTAGCCAGGTTCGGCGCTTTCAAGGCTTTTACAAAACGACGGTTTTCGTTCCTTCCATCTTGTCTACGGCGGTCATCGGCATCCTGTGGGGGTTTATGTACGATCCGGAAGTGGGGATCATCAATCAATTTCTCGGCCTGCTCGGTGTGGAGACCATTTACTGGCTGGCGGATACGAGATGGGCGTTATTGGCCGTGCTGATGACGAATGCCTGGCAGTGGATGGGCTTCTATATTGTACTTGTGCTGGCGGCTATATTGTCGTTGCCGAAGGAAATCAATGAGGCGGCATCGATTGACGGCGCAAGCGGATTTCAGCAGGCTTGGCATATTACCGTTCCGTTGATCAAGCCAATCATCTCGGTCATTGTCATGCTCTCGATTGCCGGCGCGATGCGGGTGGTCGATATCGTCCTCGTCATGACGAATGGCGGACCGATCGGGGCTACGGATGTCATGGCGTCGTATATGGTAAACCGGGCGATTCGCTATGGGGATTACGGGTACGGCACTGCGCTGTCCATTATGATTTTCGCCATAGCGCTTCTTCTGACCGCACTCTACCAGCTCACCTTCGGCAAAATGCGGGAAAGGGTGGAATTCTGA
- a CDS encoding extracellular solute-binding protein, producing the protein MKKQYGLLLLVLLVSLTTVLAGCGGSNAGQGSGANAGTNEAGGTEANADGQAGGEAVENAEPFTVSLRHIQIGDAKKFRKAILDDAIAKAEAEVPGLAFELDGVEDEVNRFTKLPAEMAAGNPPKIFDLFGGEGDALKYADAGRLLDLTPILEELGLADKFLNMGQFTLDGKVYGLPIGGSTEGFFYNKKLFAEYGIEVPTSLEELEQAAETLKANGVTPIAMGSQAAWVPLMLANTLIGRYAGPEAINGFRDGSAAWDSPEVVAAFAKYQEWVDNGYFTKGELGVTYDAMLNEFLAGKAGMMFDGSWRASAFTNPDLVKEITSEDVGYFAMPAVPGGKGDQTAVNGNYSNGYGFSSNLNERELAAVKAFIKHLYNDEMQVRGLLEDALLPSMKLSDPAASEIDTKLEDPVVKQIMETMNAAGEAFSHFDSVVQSDVYSETEQQIQRLIAGRATPQEVGDVLQQAQEAANAK; encoded by the coding sequence ATGAAAAAACAATACGGGCTGCTCTTGCTAGTTCTCTTGGTCAGTCTTACGACGGTGCTGGCCGGATGCGGCGGCAGCAATGCCGGTCAGGGATCTGGAGCCAATGCAGGAACGAACGAAGCTGGAGGAACGGAAGCGAATGCGGACGGTCAAGCAGGGGGCGAGGCCGTCGAGAATGCGGAGCCGTTCACCGTTTCGCTGCGCCACATTCAGATCGGCGATGCGAAGAAGTTCCGCAAGGCGATTCTGGACGATGCCATTGCGAAGGCCGAGGCCGAGGTGCCGGGGCTTGCCTTCGAGCTGGATGGCGTGGAGGATGAGGTCAATCGCTTTACGAAGCTGCCGGCCGAGATGGCGGCAGGCAACCCGCCGAAAATATTCGATTTGTTCGGCGGCGAAGGGGATGCGCTGAAGTATGCGGATGCCGGGCGCCTGCTTGACTTGACGCCGATTCTGGAGGAGCTTGGCCTGGCTGACAAGTTTCTGAACATGGGGCAATTCACCTTGGACGGCAAGGTGTACGGCCTTCCTATAGGAGGCAGTACGGAAGGATTTTTCTACAATAAAAAGCTGTTCGCCGAATACGGCATCGAAGTGCCGACTTCGCTCGAAGAGCTGGAGCAAGCCGCAGAAACGCTGAAGGCCAATGGCGTGACACCGATTGCGATGGGCTCGCAGGCCGCTTGGGTGCCGCTCATGCTGGCCAATACCTTGATCGGGCGCTATGCGGGACCGGAAGCGATCAATGGCTTCCGCGACGGCAGCGCGGCATGGGATTCGCCCGAGGTGGTCGCGGCCTTCGCGAAGTATCAGGAATGGGTCGACAACGGCTACTTCACCAAGGGTGAGCTGGGCGTCACCTATGATGCGATGCTGAACGAATTTTTGGCCGGCAAGGCCGGGATGATGTTCGACGGCAGCTGGCGCGCTTCTGCTTTCACGAACCCGGATTTGGTGAAGGAAATTACGTCAGAGGACGTCGGATATTTCGCGATGCCGGCCGTGCCTGGCGGCAAGGGCGATCAGACGGCTGTGAACGGCAATTACAGCAACGGCTATGGCTTCTCTTCCAATTTGAACGAGCGGGAGCTTGCGGCAGTCAAGGCATTCATCAAGCATCTCTATAATGATGAGATGCAGGTGCGCGGCTTGCTGGAGGACGCGCTGCTGCCTTCAATGAAGCTGTCCGATCCAGCCGCATCCGAAATCGACACGAAGCTGGAAGACCCGGTTGTCAAGCAAATCATGGAGACAATGAACGCAGCGGGCGAAGCGTTCTCGCACTTTGACTCCGTTGTGCAATCGGATGTCTATAGCGAGACAGAGCAGCAAATTCAAAGGCTGATCGCAGGCAGAGCCACACCGCAAGAGGTGGGCGATGTGCTGCAGCAGGCCCAGGAGGCGGCTAACGCCAAATAG
- a CDS encoding MerR family transcriptional regulator produces the protein MAMTVKEVADLVGISVRTLHHYDEIDLLKPDDVSESGYRLYSDDNLTQLQQILFFKELGFPLKQIRDIMNGPAYDRLDALELQYRMLLDKRTKLDQMIMTMEKTIQHAKGERNMTHKEKFEGFDFSHNPYEQEARERWGDQAVDQSKAKLGKLTEAEQEELKQQMNDIYRKLASLRTSSPESEEAQAAIGEWYTFLNSSFGHQYTPEAFRSLGQMYVEDERFTRNIDQFGEGLAQFMCEAMAVYADRQRD, from the coding sequence ATGGCCATGACCGTCAAAGAGGTGGCCGATCTCGTCGGCATCAGTGTGCGCACACTGCATCACTATGACGAAATCGATTTGCTCAAGCCCGATGACGTGAGCGAATCCGGTTATCGCTTGTACAGTGATGACAACCTCACTCAATTGCAGCAAATCCTGTTCTTCAAGGAACTGGGTTTCCCTTTGAAGCAAATCCGGGATATTATGAACGGTCCCGCTTACGACCGGCTTGATGCGCTGGAGCTGCAATACCGGATGCTGCTCGACAAGCGCACAAAGCTGGATCAAATGATTATGACGATGGAGAAGACCATCCAGCATGCGAAAGGAGAACGCAATATGACGCATAAAGAGAAATTTGAAGGCTTTGATTTCAGCCACAACCCGTACGAGCAGGAAGCGCGCGAGCGCTGGGGCGATCAAGCTGTCGACCAATCCAAGGCGAAGCTCGGGAAGTTGACTGAAGCGGAGCAGGAAGAGCTCAAGCAGCAGATGAACGACATTTACCGCAAGTTGGCCTCGCTGCGCACGAGCTCGCCTGAATCCGAAGAAGCGCAGGCGGCGATCGGCGAATGGTACACGTTCCTGAACAGCAGCTTCGGCCATCAGTATACACCGGAGGCGTTCCGATCACTGGGACAAATGTACGTGGAGGATGAACGGTTCACCCGCAACATCGATCAGTTCGGTGAAGGACTCGCGCAGTTCATGTGCGAAGCGATGGCCGTCTACGCCGATCGGCAAAGGGACTAG
- a CDS encoding MFS transporter yields the protein MVRVSVFIYLLFSTFSVIVFFLPLSLQDRGLSSGAVGTIIATGALIGIFAQPFWGYVSDKRKTVKKVLLVLLFANLFLSIGLFSVQTFLLILIFYITFMFFNSAAAPLTETLCISYAYQHNKEYGRLRVWGEIGVGTASLALGFIIEWIGIGYIWYIYAGGLILAIAAAFLIKDTESTPVPVNLKSLGKVFSQPRLLWFLFLILLIAIPHRMNDSLLALYISDMGASESRVGMAWLVATLSTVPSLMFAGKLIKKWNEMGIIIIATAAYALRWAIYSIADSPSVLIYAQALHSITFPLFLVAAIQYLMSIIPQELRGTGQAAFAVTFGGFAGIIGSAGGGEVFDRVSPAAAYGIGSLITVIAVVATIGTYLYNKRHNIPLGSEPSERSAEA from the coding sequence GTGGTACGAGTGTCCGTGTTTATTTACTTATTGTTCTCTACGTTTAGTGTAATCGTTTTCTTCCTGCCGTTGTCCTTGCAGGATCGGGGACTCTCTTCCGGTGCAGTCGGCACCATTATTGCCACCGGGGCTTTGATCGGAATATTTGCACAGCCTTTCTGGGGATATGTAAGCGACAAGCGGAAAACGGTTAAAAAAGTGCTGCTCGTCCTGCTGTTCGCCAATCTGTTCCTAAGCATAGGCCTGTTCTCGGTGCAGACGTTCCTGCTCATCCTGATCTTCTATATCACCTTCATGTTTTTCAACAGCGCTGCGGCCCCTTTGACCGAGACATTGTGCATTTCCTATGCGTATCAGCATAATAAAGAATACGGCCGTCTCCGTGTTTGGGGAGAGATCGGCGTTGGAACCGCATCGCTTGCGCTTGGTTTTATTATCGAGTGGATCGGAATCGGTTATATTTGGTACATTTACGCTGGCGGCCTGATTTTGGCCATCGCGGCTGCCTTCTTGATCAAGGACACCGAATCTACGCCGGTGCCGGTTAATCTGAAGTCGCTCGGCAAAGTGTTCTCCCAACCGAGACTGCTCTGGTTCCTGTTTCTCATCCTGCTGATTGCGATTCCGCATCGGATGAATGACAGCCTGCTTGCCCTCTACATCAGCGATATGGGCGCTTCCGAATCGCGGGTAGGCATGGCCTGGCTGGTGGCCACTTTGAGCACAGTGCCGTCCCTAATGTTCGCCGGAAAGCTGATTAAAAAGTGGAACGAAATGGGCATCATCATCATTGCTACTGCCGCTTACGCACTGCGCTGGGCGATTTACAGCATTGCCGACAGCCCGTCGGTTCTGATCTACGCCCAAGCGCTGCACAGCATTACGTTCCCGCTGTTTCTCGTTGCGGCGATCCAGTATTTGATGAGCATCATTCCACAGGAGCTGCGCGGTACTGGGCAAGCTGCTTTTGCCGTCACATTCGGCGGGTTCGCCGGCATTATCGGCAGCGCCGGAGGCGGCGAAGTGTTCGACCGCGTCAGCCCTGCAGCTGCCTACGGCATTGGCAGTCTCATTACCGTCATCGCAGTTGTAGCCACGATTGGCACTTACCTGTACAACAAGCGCCACAACATCCCGCTGGGCAGCGAGCCAAGCGAGCGGTCCGCGGAAGCTTAA
- a CDS encoding 5'-nucleotidase C-terminal domain-containing protein — MKGSKISFLLSMLFMVTLLVPAVAFGADGEDGTKITIVHINDVHSRVESGIGYAKLAAFVDQQRAANPNTLVLDAGDTLHGQTIATLVRGESIVRMLNAVGLDAMAAGNHDFNFGTERLLELADMAEFPILGANVEKDGEAILQDHLIKEVGGVKVGIFGLATPETAYKTHPNNVEGITFVDPVVSAQAQVDQLRDQVDILIALAHLGTDASSVDTSTKVAEQVAGIDLIVDGHSHEEVSTYVGETLIVQTGEYLNNVGLVQLTVQEGVLVHATTELIAAEELEALEPDAEVQAVIDEIKAEQNTVLEEVVGASQTALDGERETVRAGESNLGNLIADAMLAVTGADAALTNGGGIRASIGEGEITKGDVITVLPFGNYVVTIEVTGEEIVQALQHGAGDYPEPKGAFPQVGGISFSVDAAKPNGEKVHNVKVNGNPVQLDQTYVLATNDFLAAGGDEYTMFSDNEVTGHYQALDEALIEYIQTIGEVAYAPEGRITEEAVPVDANGDSAAAEAAEAGAGEAGQEVPAAEAVQETSVDEAANAGAASSEAIEQAPAASGNVPAPVQEAKVHTVKPGDTLSHIGVAHGLSWQELAAFNNLANPHLIFPNQQIRIPVR, encoded by the coding sequence ATGAAGGGGAGCAAGATTTCATTTTTGTTATCAATGCTGTTCATGGTCACGCTGCTGGTACCGGCTGTGGCTTTCGGGGCTGATGGCGAGGACGGGACGAAGATTACGATCGTGCATATCAACGATGTGCACTCGCGGGTAGAAAGCGGAATCGGCTATGCGAAGCTGGCTGCTTTTGTCGATCAGCAGCGCGCTGCAAATCCCAATACCTTGGTGCTGGATGCTGGAGATACGCTGCATGGCCAGACGATCGCCACGCTTGTAAGAGGCGAGAGCATCGTCAGAATGCTGAATGCGGTAGGCCTGGATGCAATGGCTGCCGGCAACCATGACTTCAACTTTGGGACGGAGCGTTTGCTCGAGCTTGCGGATATGGCTGAATTCCCCATTCTCGGTGCAAACGTGGAAAAGGATGGCGAGGCTATTCTGCAAGACCATCTGATTAAGGAGGTAGGGGGCGTTAAGGTAGGCATCTTCGGGCTCGCTACGCCGGAAACAGCTTACAAGACGCATCCCAACAACGTTGAGGGCATCACTTTCGTCGATCCGGTCGTATCGGCGCAAGCGCAAGTGGATCAGCTGCGCGACCAGGTGGACATCTTGATTGCCCTGGCCCATCTGGGAACAGACGCCTCCAGTGTCGATACGAGCACGAAGGTGGCGGAGCAGGTAGCAGGAATCGATCTGATCGTGGACGGACATAGCCACGAGGAGGTCAGTACTTATGTGGGCGAGACGCTGATCGTTCAGACAGGCGAGTACTTGAACAATGTAGGTCTCGTTCAATTGACCGTGCAGGAAGGCGTGCTTGTGCATGCAACGACGGAGCTTATTGCTGCAGAGGAGCTGGAGGCACTGGAGCCGGATGCCGAGGTTCAGGCGGTTATCGATGAGATCAAGGCTGAGCAAAATACCGTGCTGGAAGAAGTAGTCGGCGCCAGCCAAACTGCGCTGGACGGCGAGCGGGAGACTGTGCGCGCAGGAGAATCCAATCTCGGCAATCTGATTGCCGATGCGATGCTCGCTGTGACAGGCGCTGACGCAGCGCTGACGAATGGCGGCGGCATTCGCGCATCGATCGGCGAAGGGGAAATCACGAAGGGCGATGTCATTACAGTGCTGCCCTTTGGCAACTATGTGGTAACCATTGAAGTTACCGGGGAAGAGATTGTGCAAGCGTTGCAGCATGGTGCCGGCGATTATCCGGAGCCGAAGGGAGCCTTCCCGCAGGTGGGCGGCATCAGCTTTAGCGTCGATGCAGCCAAGCCGAACGGGGAAAAGGTACACAACGTGAAAGTGAACGGAAATCCGGTGCAATTGGATCAAACGTACGTGCTCGCTACGAATGACTTCCTCGCGGCAGGCGGCGATGAATATACGATGTTCAGCGATAATGAAGTGACGGGGCATTACCAGGCGTTGGATGAAGCGCTGATCGAGTACATCCAGACGATTGGAGAGGTTGCCTATGCGCCGGAAGGCCGCATCACTGAAGAGGCCGTGCCTGTTGATGCGAATGGCGATAGCGCAGCAGCGGAAGCCGCAGAAGCAGGCGCTGGGGAGGCTGGGCAAGAGGTTCCGGCAGCCGAGGCTGTGCAGGAGACTTCCGTAGATGAAGCGGCGAATGCCGGTGCAGCTTCCAGCGAAGCCATTGAACAAGCTCCGGCAGCAAGCGGCAACGTGCCAGCTCCCGTTCAAGAAGCCAAGGTTCACACGGTGAAGCCGGGAGATACCCTTTCCCATATTGGCGTGGCACACGGGCTGTCGTGGCAGGAGCTGGCCGCATTCAATAACTTGGCCAACCCGCATTTGATCTTCCCGAATCAGCAAATTCGGATTCCGGTTCGATAA
- a CDS encoding MASE3 domain-containing protein, translated as MSRTSQSNKISIATILIGSVLLAALFLFPGFLPSLNLEKNHLAFHTLLEFFSVFVSFSISAFGWIAFRDMRTTTMLWLPIVFTAIGALDLLHALSYEGMPFFITENSAGKSIWFWIAARLTESVALLALLAHKEKPVTRKQYGALLLLPWAYVLLLAVIIIRFEASLPTLVVNGAGTTALKNALEYVNAALHAASIVFVVRYYRQTRSRTELELVFGIGLLLAASLLFTVYVHILDSIVIAGHLLKVAGYVFIFRCFYFARLEMIFQHKQRTEQDLQEVRGKLESFIEHTPDCIAFQDLKGRIVQVNHGFETIFGVCAEEAVGKRLSDLVSACRMDLKPLRKVFAGEPLIGHEMVIERKDGKTVRISTTLSPVRNAAGERVSIASISRDITEQKEAEAKLRQAEQELVETVREHQGMILKYKIQEGRIIHTLCDGQLLYDMQLQPEQIVGQGLPAIWLDDGQQRFHEHYQTAWAGRRVDFEATIQGIVCFITLSPIRRNGVIAEVIGSWINITKLKKTEELLQKSEKLAVVGELAAGVAHEIRNPLTTLKGFTQILGMKVDEDSQPFIELMMSELERIEAITSEFMVVAKPQQNQYEPVDIPQVLQQVIQLLGPQATLNNVQISLEVDAAVTTIYGDANQMKQVFMNVMKNAIESMERGGSMYIEVDNPQAGQLCVKVRDTGSGIPADMLPRLGEPFYTLKEKGTGLGLMVSYRIIEAHQGRISFDSEVGLGTTVRIALPTKSGF; from the coding sequence ATGTCAAGAACGAGTCAGTCCAACAAGATCAGCATAGCGACCATATTGATAGGCTCAGTGCTTCTTGCAGCCCTTTTCCTGTTCCCCGGATTTCTGCCTTCTCTCAATCTGGAGAAAAATCACTTGGCCTTCCACACGCTGCTAGAGTTCTTCAGCGTATTTGTCTCATTCTCTATCAGCGCATTCGGCTGGATAGCCTTCAGGGACATGCGCACGACCACCATGCTCTGGCTGCCCATTGTCTTCACCGCGATCGGTGCGCTGGATTTGCTTCATGCGCTCAGCTACGAGGGCATGCCCTTTTTCATTACGGAAAATTCAGCCGGGAAGTCGATCTGGTTCTGGATTGCGGCGCGGCTGACCGAATCGGTAGCTTTGTTGGCGCTGCTGGCGCATAAGGAAAAACCGGTGACGAGAAAGCAGTACGGAGCTCTCTTGCTTCTCCCCTGGGCATACGTTCTTCTGCTTGCTGTCATCATCATCCGCTTCGAAGCGAGTTTGCCGACATTGGTCGTGAACGGCGCAGGCACGACCGCCTTGAAGAATGCCCTGGAATATGTGAACGCTGCGCTGCATGCGGCGTCAATCGTTTTCGTAGTCCGCTACTATCGGCAGACACGTTCCCGAACTGAGCTGGAGCTGGTGTTCGGAATTGGTCTGCTGCTGGCCGCGAGCCTGCTGTTCACGGTATATGTCCATATTCTGGACAGTATTGTCATTGCCGGACACCTGCTGAAAGTGGCGGGCTATGTCTTTATCTTCCGCTGCTTTTATTTTGCACGCTTGGAGATGATCTTTCAGCACAAGCAGCGCACGGAGCAGGACTTGCAGGAGGTGCGGGGAAAGCTGGAATCGTTCATCGAGCATACGCCGGACTGCATTGCGTTCCAGGACCTGAAGGGCCGTATCGTGCAAGTGAATCATGGGTTTGAAACGATATTCGGCGTTTGTGCGGAGGAAGCGGTCGGCAAGCGGTTATCGGATCTGGTGTCTGCCTGCAGAATGGATCTGAAACCACTTAGAAAAGTGTTCGCCGGGGAACCCCTGATTGGACATGAGATGGTTATAGAGCGGAAGGATGGAAAAACCGTTCGCATCAGCACGACCCTCTCGCCAGTGCGGAACGCCGCGGGTGAGCGGGTAAGCATCGCTTCGATCTCACGTGACATCACGGAGCAGAAGGAGGCGGAAGCCAAGCTTCGCCAGGCGGAGCAAGAGCTTGTGGAAACGGTGCGCGAGCATCAAGGCATGATTCTGAAATATAAAATCCAGGAAGGACGCATTATCCACACACTCTGCGACGGACAACTTCTGTATGACATGCAGCTTCAGCCTGAACAGATCGTCGGCCAGGGACTTCCCGCCATTTGGCTAGATGACGGTCAGCAGCGATTCCATGAGCATTACCAGACCGCCTGGGCAGGGCGCAGAGTCGATTTCGAAGCGACGATCCAAGGAATCGTCTGCTTCATTACGCTCAGTCCGATTCGACGAAATGGCGTTATTGCGGAAGTGATCGGTTCCTGGATCAACATCACGAAGCTGAAGAAGACGGAGGAACTGCTGCAAAAATCGGAAAAGCTGGCCGTAGTCGGTGAGCTGGCTGCCGGCGTGGCGCATGAGATTCGCAATCCCTTAACGACGCTGAAGGGATTTACCCAGATTCTCGGCATGAAGGTCGACGAAGACAGTCAGCCGTTTATCGAACTGATGATGTCCGAGCTGGAACGGATAGAAGCGATTACGAGCGAATTCATGGTCGTGGCCAAGCCGCAGCAAAATCAATATGAGCCTGTGGACATTCCGCAAGTCCTGCAGCAAGTCATACAGCTTCTTGGTCCGCAGGCGACGCTCAATAATGTGCAGATAAGTCTGGAGGTAGACGCCGCCGTTACAACCATTTATGGAGATGCCAATCAAATGAAGCAAGTGTTCATGAACGTGATGAAGAACGCGATCGAATCGATGGAGCGCGGCGGCAGTATGTATATAGAAGTAGACAATCCCCAGGCAGGCCAGCTGTGTGTGAAGGTTCGGGACACCGGCAGCGGCATTCCGGCAGACATGCTGCCGAGGCTGGGGGAGCCGTTTTATACATTGAAGGAGAAAGGCACCGGGTTGGGGCTGATGGTCAGCTATCGCATAATAGAAGCGCATCAGGGCCGGATTTCCTTTGACAGCGAAGTAGGCTTGGGAACAACGGTACGCATTGCACTGCCGACGAAGAGCGGGTTTTAA